TCAGAATTGGTAATAGGATAACGAAAATATAACGCCAGCCCCAAGCACTAACGACTAATCCACCAAAGGTAGGACCAATAGCGGGAGCTACAGCAGTGATCAGAGTTCCTAATCCCATCATCAGACCAGTTTTACTTTCGGGAACACTTTCTAAAATGATATTAAACATTAATGGCAAAGCAATTCCAGTTCCTAATCCTTGAATGACTCGACCAAGTAATAATAGTGAAAATATTGGTGCGACAGCGTCGATCAAGACTCCAAAAATGAAGAAGAGATTGGCGTAAATAAAGAGAGTCTTTGTCTTAAAATTATGTTTAAAAAACGAAGATAATGGCACAATGATGGCGACTACTAGTAAATAAATTGTTGTCATCCATTGGACTGTAGAAGTTGTAACATTGAATTCTTTCATCAATGTAGGGAAGGAAATGTTCATTGATGTTTCGACGATTACCCCGCAAAAGGACATTAATCCTGTGGCAATAACCGCCAATAAAACTCGTAATGGTATTTTTTCTTGTTTTTCCATTATTCGACCTCCTTAAAATCTTTTTGAAATTGTAAAAATTTTTTAATGGTTTTGAGTTCGTCTGAACTGAAATTATTTTCGAGAATTTCTTGTTGATGAATCATGTAAGCCTTGATTTCTTTTTCTAATAAACGTGCCTTATCAGTGAGAAAAACTGATTTCTGCCGAGCATCTTTTTTGGCAGGTTGGCGATAAATCAGTTGCTTTTTCTCCATACGTTGTAGCGCGATTGTAGCTGTGGAGCGTTGAATAAAAAATTCATTTTCAATGTCACGTTGATAAAGTTCTTCATCTTGATGATGGCTTAAGAAATCAATGATCGACATCTGAACCCAAGTTGTATCGTATTTTTTGGCGAAAGCGTCGAAACGACGAGAAATTTGATTTGAAGCAATTTTAAGTAAAGTGTTAATATTTGTCCTTGTCATATTTGCCCCCTGTTTAATTAACGTTAGATGGCTAACAATTAATTATGCTACTACGAAAAAAAATAAAAAGCAATAGTAAGTCGTACAGTATAAATTTCTGTATATTAAAACAAATGGACAAGGTAATTATGCTTTGATTACCTTGTCCATTTGTTTTAATGCTCGAAAGTGGGCTATATTATGTCCTACTTTCGTATTAACATTTAAATAATTTTATAATTCAACTGTAAAAGCTTAGTATGAAGAATTTTGCCACTGGTTGTCTTAGGCATTTTGTCGATCAGTCGAAATTCTACTGGAATCTGATAGTCTATCAAATTGTGACGACCAAATTCTTTGAGAGTAGCACTAGATAAGTAAGCATTTTTTTGTAACTCTAAATAGGCGACAGGTACTTGATCATCGCCACCGTTTGGGGAACCGACAATACAAATATCGTTAATTCCATTGATACTGCGATAAGTGTTTTCCACTTCTTTGGGATAAATAATTTTATTGCCACGATAAATCAATTCTTCTTTACGACCCTTGAGATAAAGAAAATTGTCCTCATCCAAATAACCCATATCACCAGTTTTGAAGAAACCATCTTTAGTAAATCGAGAACGGTATAATTGTTGTTTATTCAAGTAACCGATAGCAATTGTAGGTGATTTCACTTCAATAGAGCCAATATTATCTTGATTGATTTCAGCAATCCTGATTTGTTCGGTGAAGAATGGTTGACCACAGGAACCAGCTTTATTTTCGGCGTCGTTAAAACTTAAAGCAGCAATATTGGAAGTGGTTTCGGTCATACCATAGGATTGCAAGACCGGTATTCCTAACATATTGCAACGTAACAGTGTCCAGTTGTCGACTAGACCATAACCTAAAAAGACGCATCTAAATTTAGAATTATAGTTTTGTCCCTGAGGCAGCGCATTGAGTAGTTCGCGTAACATTGAAGGTGTTAACGAAATAATCGTAGCACGTTCGTTGATCAAAGCCTTGTTCAACTGTTCGACATTGAAACCATCAATAAGATAGACGGCAATGCCGTAGATTAGAGAGCGCATGATAATAGAGAATCCGGGTGTATTAAAAATAGGAACGGTCAAGATCCAGATATCTTCCTGATTGACTCCTAGATTCAAAGAGGTTCCCATAGCTGAGAAAAAATAATTGCCATAAGTCAGCATAACGCCAATATCATTGTTATCATTATGATTAGGGGTGTAAAGAATTGAGGCCACCTGATTGTTATCAAATTCCGTGATTGGATGATAGTCTGAACTTTTGTTGAGACTTAAAATATCGGAAATCATGGTTTGATTCCAAGCAACTTTTTTTATTTCGGCAGTTGGGGCAGAATCGCTGATAAGAATCGTCTTAGGCTTGCAGTCATTTATTTGATAATCTAAGGAATCAAAGGATAGTTCAGTATCGAGCATGATTATCCGAGCTCCTAGCTGTTGAAGTGCTAGAATGGCAACGTAGCCATTAAAACAATTATCGGAAAATAAGGCGATGGGATCATTTTTACGAATGCCGCTAGTGAACAATTTGCTGGCAAATAGTTGGACGCATGAATTGAGTTCTTGAAAGGTAAAATCGGCATGCTCTAAGATTAAAGCCACTTTGTTAGGATCTAATTTTGCACGTTTGATTAACCAATTTTCCAAAATATGGCCTCTTTTCCTTTAGTAATTTGATATTATTAAAATTGCTATGACTTGATTGTAGAACACTTGCATAATAAAATTCTAAGTAATTATGAAAAAAATTGAGGTACAAAATGAGTTTGCTAAAAGATATGGGTATCGAAGTAGTTGAACAGGGAAAACATAAAGTGGTTTTACAGATGGAAATCAGTGAAGATCATTTAGAGATGGAATCAAAAAAAGCCGGTAGTATTGCCGCAATGTTATCAGAAACAGCCGCCAGTATTGGAGGTAACTTAAATATTGAGGGCGATGGGACTGCAGCCATTTTGAGTGTGTCCTTGCATAACTTAAATTCGTTGAAATTAGGTCGAATTGTTGTCGAAGCCATCTCAATTAGAAATGGTAGCAATATTCAAACTTGGCAAGCCACTATCCATTATGATAACAGTGCGATCACTAACAGCTTAAGTACAATAACGTTAAAAAAAATCCAGATCTAATGACGATAGATTCTGGAATTTATGATTTCAAAGAAAGCTAGTGCAATTAAGCTTAATCCGAATAATTGATAAATAAAAATAATTGTTTTAGAAGGGTTCAAAATAAATACAATTCCTGCCAGCATTAACAAAGCTGAATAGAGATAATCTAGGTAGGGTTTTATTTGAACTCTTTTTGTCATCTCATGGGAATCCCGAAACTGGTTGATGCCGTTAACCAATAAAATAATACCTAAGACAGGTGGAACCAAACTTACAAAGAATTTTGCGAATAGAAGCACTCCTAAGGCTAAAAAGAGTGCACCAATTCCTAAACCGATAGCGATATTATTTTCGCCAGTACTTTTACGAATACTCAAACCATCAATTATGGATAGAATCCCATAAATAGCGATATAACTTGAAACAATATAAATAATAATATTGAAACTTTTTATAGGAGCAATGACGATTAGTATTCCTGCCGCTAATAAAAAGAAAAAGCGTAACCAGCGATAAAGCTGGAACTGTTTGACCATATTTATAAATCCCCCTGCAAACATCTAAGTACATAATAACAGAAAATCACGAAAATAGAATTAGTCATAATATATTATTCACAAACTTGTTTATCGAAATATAAGCGAGCCGATATGGCAACTGTGAGCAAATCACTTTTATTGTGAAAACGATGTGGTACGGTATAAGTAAATAGATACAAGGGGGAACCATCATGAGTGTTCGTGCATCTGATAAAATGATTGAAGTATTAGAAAAATGGGGCGTCAATAATATTTATGGACTGCCCGGGGATTCCGTTGATACGACAATCGATGCTCTTTACCGTGCTCAAGATAAAATAAAATTTACACATGTCTTGCATGAAGAGGTAGCCGCTTTAGCAGCTTCAGCTCATGCTAAATTAACTGGGAAATTAGGCGTTTGTTTGTCGATTGGTGGTCCTGGCGCAATTCATCTACTTAATGGATTGTACGATGCCAAAATGGATCACGCACCAGTTTTGGCAATTTTAGGACAAGTCCAATCCAAACTTTTGAATACTGATTTCTTCCAAGAAGTTGACACGCATGTGTTGTTCGATGATGTTGCCGTCTACAATAAAATCATTATGGACCCACAATCTTTGCCAAGAATCGCTGATGAAGCTATCAGAACCGCTATTGCCAAGAAAGGTGTAGCTGTTTTAACGATTCCTGATGATATACCAGCCCATATGATCAAAGATAATTTCACACCGAGCGTTGATAAATTTAAGTTAGATGATTACAAGGTTGACGATGACAAAATCAAAGCGGCTTTGGAAATGATGAAGATTCACTCCAACCCAATTGTTTTGGCTGGCGTCGGAATCAAAAATGCTAAAGCTGAAACAAAAGAATTCATTGAAAAATACAAGTTGCCGATTATTTTAACCATGCCAGCTAAGGGCTTGGTTGATGATGATCATCCATATAATTTGGGACAATTAGGTAAATTAGGAACTAAACCCGCTTTTGAAATGATGCAAAAAGCTGATTTGGTAATAATGCTTGGAACTGATTATCCTTACGCACCATATCTGAATAAAAAAGTTGACGCCATTCAAGTAGATATCAACGCCGATAGAATAGGCAAGCGTCGCCATATTAATTTAGCTATTCAAGGCGATACTAAAGAGGTTTTGAGTCGCTTGAATGCCTTGGGAGAACCCGTCAAAGAACGTCATTTCTTAGATTTAGCCGTTTCTAAGATGGGACAATGGCGTAGTTGGATGCATGATGTTTATACCAAAAAACACGAGGGCGTCTTGCCTTCATTGATGTTCCATAACATTAGTAAGAGTGCTCCAAGTGATACTGTTTGGTCAATTGATGTTGGAACTTCAACAGCCTTTGGTGCTAGATTTTTGACTGCTAAATCATCCCAGATGTATACAATTTCAGCTTGGCTAGGAACAATGGGTTGTGCTTTGCCAGGAGCAATTGCCGCAAAAATGGATATGCCCGATCGGCCAGTGTATGCTATTGCTGGAGATGGTGCTTTTTCCATGGTTATGCAGGATTTTGCCACAGCGGTAAGATACAATCTTCCAATGTTGTTTGTAGTTTTGAATAATAAACTATTAGCCTTTATTGAGTACGAACAACAGTCAGCAGGTCAACAAAATTATGGTATCAGTTTACCAAGTATTGATTTCGCTAAATTTGCTGAAGCTTGTGGTGGTATTGGCGAGAGAATAACCACTGATAAGGAATTCAGTGAAGCAATTGAGAAGTATCGTAATCCTGAAAAACCAGTTTTGTTGGATGTAGCCGTTAACGATGAAGCCCCACTTCCAGGAAAGATTATGATGGACGAAGCTCATGGCTATGCTAAATTTGGCTTAGGTCACGTTATTGACAAGAAGAGTCTTCCAGAATTACCACCAATGAAAGAGATCTTACGTTCATTCTTATAAAAGTTAAATGTGAAAATACCTGTGTTAGTTGATAAATTTCAATTAATACGGGTATTTTATTATCTTCAAGGTGAATCATAAAGTTTTATCTTAAACAAATTTTAATAATTGGATTGATTCAATAAAATGGTTAATCACGCGATAATATCGGGATTGCTTATGCTTATACCAGTTTTAAAAATTATAAAAATCTTGCAAGTAAATTAAAAAACTATTAAAATAGTTAATATTTCAATTTCGAAATAGAGTTGTAATTAATTAGAGTATCAATCCCGACAGAAATATTGATATTTTCTAATTATTGAGGAGTATGTGTATGAGTAACTTTTTTAAGCGATTGACTTTAAAGGAAGATCCAAGTATTTATGAGGATAAAGACTCACATTTAGCTAGAGTCTTAACAGTAAAAGACTTTTTAGCCCTGGGTGTTGGGACAATTGTCTCGACTTCAATTTTTACTTTGCCAGGGGTAGTTGCGGCACAACACACTGGTCCATCAGTGGTGTTCTCGTTTATTATTGCTGCAATCGTAGCCGGCTTAGTGGCATTCGCCTATGCGGAAATGGCGGCAGCAATGCCTTTTGCAGGTTCAGCGTATTCGTGGATCAATGTGATGTTTGGTGAGTTCTTCGGCTGGGTAGCTGGTTGGGCCTTGTTGGCCGAATACTTTATTGCCTTGGCGTTTGTCGGTTCAGGATTATCGGCTAATTTTCGAGGCTTAATGGCACCTTTAGGGGTTCATTTTCCCAATGCTATTGCTAATACTTTGGGAAGTAATGGTGGAGTTTTAGATCTAGTAGCTGTAGTTGTGATTGCAGCGGTAGCTTGGTTGCTTTCTCACGGTGTCAGTGGTGCTGCTAAGGTAGAAAATGTTTTAGTTGTCTTAAAAGTTTTGGCAATTTTAGCTTTTATTGTAGTTGGCTTGACAGCTATTCACGTAAAGAATTATTTCCCATTTGTTCCTAAATATCATCTTAATAGTGATGGAACAGCCTTTGGTGGTTGGCAAGGGATTTATGCTGGTGTTTCAATGATCTTTTTGTCATATATTGGTTTTGATTCAATTGCAGCCAATTCAGCTGAAGCTAAGAATCCCGGTAAAACAATGCCACGGGGAATCCTAGGTTCACTGTTGATTGCTGTGACTTTGTTTATTGCCGTAGCTTTAGTTTTAGTAGGAATGTTTAATTATTCTTCCTATACGAATAATGCGGAACCAGTTGGCTGGGCACTTCGTCAAGCAGGACATCCAGTTGTTGCAAGTGTGATTCAGGCAATTGCGGTTATCGGGATGTTCACAGCTTTGATTGGAATGATGTTGGCAGGTTCTAGATTGATTTATTCATTTGGACGTGACGGAATGCTGCCTAAGTGGCTCGGTAAATTAAATGATAAGAATTTGCCTAATAATGCACTTTTAGTTCTTTCCATCGTGGGAATCATTTTAGGAGCAGTTTGTCCCTTTTCCTTTTTAGCTCAATTGATTTCAGCAGGAACCTTGATTGCCTTTATGTTTGTTTCTTTAGGAATTTATCCGTTAAGAAAACGTGAAGGAAAGGACATCCAAGATCCTGATTTCAAGGTGCCATTTTATCCAGTTTTACCAGCGTTAGGATTTTTAGGATCATTGGTAGTTTTCTGGGGCTTGGATATTCAAGCTAAACTGTATGCTGGCGGTTGGTTCGCCATTGGATTAATCATTTATTTTGCTTATGGAATTAGACATTCAACCCTCGGAAAGAAGTCCAAAAAGAAAAAATAATGCCAATTGCAACAATAATAAAAAATAATGATCATTTATTGTGTCACTTTTCCAGAATAGAACTATAATGAACTCGTAACTAAGGAGGTTGTTGAATTATGGCAGAAGTAGATCCATCAAAGATGGCTGATGCAGCCATTGCAAAAGAACCAGAAGTATTAAACCTAAAGATGAGCGAGGCTTTCGACTGGAGTGACGATAAGACAGTTGTCCGTGATGCTATTTGGGATTATTTCATGGAAAACAACAATCACGACACAGTTAAAACCGAAGAAGCTGAAAAGCCATTCTTGGACATGAAGGATGCCGACGTTCGTGACTGGGCCGAAAAGAACCTTAAGAAGTAGAACTGATCTTTAAATTTAACTTGTTTCAACATTCCTTTAGAGTACGAGAAGCGTTCTCTAAAGGATTTTTTTGTGCAAAAAAAGGGTGAATCTAGAAGACAATTGTCTTTTAGATTCACCCTTTGAAAATTATTTAAGAATACGTTGATACCCGAAGACATGATCCTTCCAGTAAGGAGCGTTTTGTTGATTCATTAGGTCATTGAACCAGACCAATTTAACAAATGGCACATGCTGAGTTAATTCCACTTTACCATTGTAATAGTCAGGATTGCTGACACGCTCTAGGTTTGCATGATAGTTGGTATACATCATTGATAGATAGATGGTCCCACAAACAATGATAGTTATCAGCATAACAATATCTATTACTGGTTTAGGAATCATCAATTTATCTAAGGCTGTTAGAACAAATCTCATACTAATGAGATACATAAGGACATACGATAAGAAATAACCACGACTATTTACTGGTGAGGAGACGAATAATAATTGTCCGGCAATTACACCACTCAATAAGTAGTAGAGCCAGAGTTTATAATCCTGCTTGAAGAAGATGAAGATACAGTAACCGATAAAGATTATAAATCCGATACTGACTAAACTTTCGGGTACGGCAATATTTGCAGCAACCGTTTTATATCCGTACATTGGGTTCAAATGAAAATTTTTATGGAAGAAATTAGTTATTAAAATGTAGTAGATTAAAAAGATTATTGAAAGGATAGAAATTATTAGTTTATTTTCCATTCTAACGTTACTTCTTAAAGCCAGTACAAAGATAGCTAATAGGATTGCGACTATCAAAATTAGGTTAAACGTAATCAGCCAGAAATGAGTAACCTTGGAATACGTGTCCCAAATTGTATTTAAATCGTATGAAGTATGACGATACGTGCTAATATCACGATAGCCTTTGTGGATGAACATAGTAAACGCTGAGACAATACTTCCAACTAAATAGGCTATGTGATAGCCCTTTAAATCTTTTTTGAAGTAGAAATAAATAATGACTGCTAAACCAAGAAATACTTGGGAAATGGTCCAAACTTCACTAAACCAGCCAGCAGCTAGAGCTAAAATGAATACTGGTATTATCATAAATTTGTTTAGTTTCTTTGAAGTTCCATGATCAACGATAACGATGTAAATCAAGCTGAGAACGATTGGCGGAACGTAATTTACAAAGCCTGCATTCCAAGTTAAGACGTTATTGATAAAAGCATCTTGTAAGGTAAAGATAAACAAAAAGGATAAAAGCAAACTAGAAATAGTTTTGCGAGATAGGTACCAAAGACACCATAGTAACAACGTCCAAAAAACTGTGTAGACAATCATTGCCACCGATAATTTGTGCATCGTTATTATTTCAAGAAGATTGCCTAGGTAACGTCCGTTACTGCTACCTCCGTAAATATTTTGTGGTCCGTAAAAGAAATGATGCAGTAAGTAATTACCATTTTCTCCGTACCAGAAATAATCATCTCCTGAAGGAATCATTAGAAAACGAAAACAGGCAAAGTATACAAATGAAGCTAGGAACATTAGCTTTATAAAAATATTTCTCATTATTTTAGGATTAAGCATTTTTATTTCCAATCATTTTAGTTGTCCATCAGGAATTTAGAAAAATCGGAATAATATTTCTTGATGGTAAATTTTTGATATTCTTTTAAGTCTCGGTATTTGAGCTTCAATACCATTGAATTAGTAATAATGTATTTATCTGAAAGAATGTGTGGTTTGATGCGATAGATTAGAGCATACTCGTGATTTCCCTTCATTCGGTAGACATCAATGGAAACAGTTTGATAGTTACCCCAATCAAAAGGGCCATCGCGCTTATCTACGGCACTTTGAGCCATCTTAATGAATTGCTTTTTTTGGTACTTATTAAGCCGATGTGTGTCATTGTTTTCCAAGGTTATCTGATTACCTGAAAAGTAAAAAAGTGGTGCAGAATAGTAACTACGATGTACTTGCGGAACAATAAAAGCCGCTAAAAGCAATATAAGGCAGACGAGTAGAATCAGCTTATCAAAAAACTGATTTTTTTTGACTTAACTATGTTTTTTCCCCTCCCTATATAGAGTTTAGTACATTAAATGTACAAATGACTGAGCTTACTTTAGAAATCGTTCTTCAATTTGATTTTCCTCAGACAATAAATTTTTTATTCTGAGACGTGTTTCTACTAGTTCGTCATTTAATTTATCGCGGTAGTACTGTTGGACTAATTGTTTCATAGAATCTATTTGATAATTTGTACCATCCCAATTGAGTGAACCGTCTTTTATGAATTTTTTGGCCACTTCATCAAAATCCTTTTGAGGCCATTTAGTATTTTTAGAATAAGTCGAACGATTTTCAAGTTCGTGCAAGACGTCCATGGCTTGACCTTCAAAAGATAAAACTTGTTCAACGTAGATTTTTTGAAAGTAGGGATTAGTAATTCGATCTATTTCTTCAAGATTAGTTTCATAATCTACCCCCTTAGAAGTGAAGATTTGAAATAGTCCTGGATAGGTTTCCTTGAAAATACGATCCTCAACACTGGTCTCATCGTCTCTTAAAACATGATCTTTTAATTTAGTGATATGGCGGACAATAACATCATCAGGATGGAAGTTCCCATTGGTTACACCAATCAATTTGTTAAAAGTAACATTTGATTTGTAACCATAATTATTGATGACCTTAAGAACTTTATTTTCCAGTACATCTTTAAGGTCGCCATAGTAGAGATAGTTGTCACTAGTATTCAGTACAGTTGAAATACGATCCATAGTTGCCTTTTTAGGTAAGCCACGGCCTTTTTCCCACTCATTGATAGTCTGACACCAATAATGTCAGCTAATTCCTGCATACTTAGACGTTTGCTCTTGCGCAATTTCATTAAGCGGATGCCAAAATCGGTTTTCGAAATGTTCATTTGAATTATACATCACCCATCATTTTGATTTTGGTTATAATTGAGGTACAACTAATGTACAAAAAGCTAATAAAGTGTTATATAATATAATATACAATTAGTTGGGTATTCAATATGTCAATTTTAGTTGGTTTGATTAAGAAAAAACATTTCATAGTCAGATAGGACCATGAAATGTTTCTTCCGTTACTTATTTTAATAAGGACTAATTGATATTAGTTGCAAAATTTGGTTCGTAAGTTGCGGAATAGGCGAATCCATTATATGAATTGTTACTATCTGAGTAATCGACGAATGTTCCTCGTTCTAGTCGAATCCATTCATTAGATGAAACTCGAACGAAGAATTGACCGTTAATGTTTTGAACGGATCTATCAACTTTCCAAGAGGATCCTTTAGTTAATGTTCTTGTCATGGAATTGGATGAAGTGTCATATAGTTGGACATCTTTATTCAATGTGACATTGGCTGGACCATTGAAAAATATATCTGTGCTACCATAGTAGCCACCGTCTGTAACCCACTCGTTAGTAGCAACACGATAGTATACGTAATTGTGCATTGTCTTAGTTCGATCAGCACGCCATGAAGAGCCAGC
This sequence is a window from Companilactobacillus alimentarius DSM 20249. Protein-coding genes within it:
- a CDS encoding MarR family winged helix-turn-helix transcriptional regulator, whose product is MTRTNINTLLKIASNQISRRFDAFAKKYDTTWVQMSIIDFLSHHQDEELYQRDIENEFFIQRSTATIALQRMEKKQLIYRQPAKKDARQKSVFLTDKARLLEKEIKAYMIHQQEILENNFSSDELKTIKKFLQFQKDFKEVE
- a CDS encoding AMP-binding protein, translating into MENWLIKRAKLDPNKVALILEHADFTFQELNSCVQLFASKLFTSGIRKNDPIALFSDNCFNGYVAILALQQLGARIIMLDTELSFDSLDYQINDCKPKTILISDSAPTAEIKKVAWNQTMISDILSLNKSSDYHPITEFDNNQVASILYTPNHNDNNDIGVMLTYGNYFFSAMGTSLNLGVNQEDIWILTVPIFNTPGFSIIMRSLIYGIAVYLIDGFNVEQLNKALINERATIISLTPSMLRELLNALPQGQNYNSKFRCVFLGYGLVDNWTLLRCNMLGIPVLQSYGMTETTSNIAALSFNDAENKAGSCGQPFFTEQIRIAEINQDNIGSIEVKSPTIAIGYLNKQQLYRSRFTKDGFFKTGDMGYLDEDNFLYLKGRKEELIYRGNKIIYPKEVENTYRSINGINDICIVGSPNGGDDQVPVAYLELQKNAYLSSATLKEFGRHNLIDYQIPVEFRLIDKMPKTTSGKILHTKLLQLNYKII
- a CDS encoding PaaI family thioesterase, which codes for MSLLKDMGIEVVEQGKHKVVLQMEISEDHLEMESKKAGSIAAMLSETAASIGGNLNIEGDGTAAILSVSLHNLNSLKLGRIVVEAISIRNGSNIQTWQATIHYDNSAITNSLSTITLKKIQI
- a CDS encoding DUF308 domain-containing protein, translated to MVKQFQLYRWLRFFFLLAAGILIVIAPIKSFNIIIYIVSSYIAIYGILSIIDGLSIRKSTGENNIAIGLGIGALFLALGVLLFAKFFVSLVPPVLGIILLVNGINQFRDSHEMTKRVQIKPYLDYLYSALLMLAGIVFILNPSKTIIFIYQLFGLSLIALAFFEIINSRIYRH
- a CDS encoding pyruvate oxidase yields the protein MSVRASDKMIEVLEKWGVNNIYGLPGDSVDTTIDALYRAQDKIKFTHVLHEEVAALAASAHAKLTGKLGVCLSIGGPGAIHLLNGLYDAKMDHAPVLAILGQVQSKLLNTDFFQEVDTHVLFDDVAVYNKIIMDPQSLPRIADEAIRTAIAKKGVAVLTIPDDIPAHMIKDNFTPSVDKFKLDDYKVDDDKIKAALEMMKIHSNPIVLAGVGIKNAKAETKEFIEKYKLPIILTMPAKGLVDDDHPYNLGQLGKLGTKPAFEMMQKADLVIMLGTDYPYAPYLNKKVDAIQVDINADRIGKRRHINLAIQGDTKEVLSRLNALGEPVKERHFLDLAVSKMGQWRSWMHDVYTKKHEGVLPSLMFHNISKSAPSDTVWSIDVGTSTAFGARFLTAKSSQMYTISAWLGTMGCALPGAIAAKMDMPDRPVYAIAGDGAFSMVMQDFATAVRYNLPMLFVVLNNKLLAFIEYEQQSAGQQNYGISLPSIDFAKFAEACGGIGERITTDKEFSEAIEKYRNPEKPVLLDVAVNDEAPLPGKIMMDEAHGYAKFGLGHVIDKKSLPELPPMKEILRSFL
- a CDS encoding APC family permease, whose protein sequence is MSNFFKRLTLKEDPSIYEDKDSHLARVLTVKDFLALGVGTIVSTSIFTLPGVVAAQHTGPSVVFSFIIAAIVAGLVAFAYAEMAAAMPFAGSAYSWINVMFGEFFGWVAGWALLAEYFIALAFVGSGLSANFRGLMAPLGVHFPNAIANTLGSNGGVLDLVAVVVIAAVAWLLSHGVSGAAKVENVLVVLKVLAILAFIVVGLTAIHVKNYFPFVPKYHLNSDGTAFGGWQGIYAGVSMIFLSYIGFDSIAANSAEAKNPGKTMPRGILGSLLIAVTLFIAVALVLVGMFNYSSYTNNAEPVGWALRQAGHPVVASVIQAIAVIGMFTALIGMMLAGSRLIYSFGRDGMLPKWLGKLNDKNLPNNALLVLSIVGIILGAVCPFSFLAQLISAGTLIAFMFVSLGIYPLRKREGKDIQDPDFKVPFYPVLPALGFLGSLVVFWGLDIQAKLYAGGWFAIGLIIYFAYGIRHSTLGKKSKKKK
- a CDS encoding DUF6056 family protein, encoding MLNPKIMRNIFIKLMFLASFVYFACFRFLMIPSGDDYFWYGENGNYLLHHFFYGPQNIYGGSSNGRYLGNLLEIITMHKLSVAMIVYTVFWTLLLWCLWYLSRKTISSLLLSFLFIFTLQDAFINNVLTWNAGFVNYVPPIVLSLIYIVIVDHGTSKKLNKFMIIPVFILALAAGWFSEVWTISQVFLGLAVIIYFYFKKDLKGYHIAYLVGSIVSAFTMFIHKGYRDISTYRHTSYDLNTIWDTYSKVTHFWLITFNLILIVAILLAIFVLALRSNVRMENKLIISILSIIFLIYYILITNFFHKNFHLNPMYGYKTVAANIAVPESLVSIGFIIFIGYCIFIFFKQDYKLWLYYLLSGVIAGQLLFVSSPVNSRGYFLSYVLMYLISMRFVLTALDKLMIPKPVIDIVMLITIIVCGTIYLSMMYTNYHANLERVSNPDYYNGKVELTQHVPFVKLVWFNDLMNQQNAPYWKDHVFGYQRILK